Proteins encoded together in one Deinococcus irradiatisoli window:
- a CDS encoding LLM class flavin-dependent oxidoreductase, whose protein sequence is MTTSLQSTTARRPFELGLYSFGERTPDAQTGLIVSPEQRIKDLLEEVELADQVGLDIFGLGEHHRPDYLVSTPAVVLAAAAARTRSIRLTSAVTVLGSDDPVRVFQEYAMLDLISGGRAEIMAGRGSFAESFPIFIGGMPHDYDALFAEKLDLLLKLRGQERLSWSGRYRPAMADVGIYPRPVQDALPIWLAVGGTPASAVRAGQLGLPMALAIIGGLPEQFAGFVDLYRASGQQAGNSPADLRLGINSHGYLAATSQAARDEAFPAHAAAMYAIGKERGWSRMTRAQFDASSGPRGAYFVGDPQQVAEKILFQHQIFNHDRFLLQLSVGTLPHAQIMKAIELYGTQVAPLVRDEIARRSAAPQPV, encoded by the coding sequence ATGACCACTTCACTTCAATCCACTACGGCCCGGCGACCCTTCGAGCTGGGCCTCTACAGCTTCGGCGAACGCACCCCCGACGCTCAAACCGGCCTGATCGTCAGCCCTGAGCAGCGCATCAAGGACCTGCTGGAAGAAGTCGAGCTGGCCGATCAGGTGGGCCTGGACATCTTCGGCCTCGGTGAGCACCACCGGCCGGATTACCTGGTCTCCACCCCGGCGGTGGTGCTGGCCGCCGCCGCCGCCCGCACCCGGTCCATTCGCCTGACCAGCGCTGTGACCGTGCTGGGCAGCGACGATCCGGTGCGGGTGTTTCAGGAATACGCCATGCTCGATCTGATTTCCGGCGGCCGGGCCGAGATCATGGCCGGGCGCGGCAGCTTCGCCGAATCGTTTCCGATCTTCATCGGCGGCATGCCGCACGACTACGACGCCCTGTTTGCCGAGAAGCTCGATCTGCTGCTCAAGCTGCGCGGCCAGGAGCGCCTGTCCTGGTCGGGCCGCTACCGCCCGGCGATGGCCGACGTGGGCATCTACCCGCGCCCGGTGCAGGACGCGCTGCCGATCTGGCTGGCGGTGGGCGGCACCCCGGCCTCGGCGGTGCGGGCCGGGCAGCTCGGCCTGCCGATGGCGCTGGCGATCATCGGCGGCCTGCCCGAGCAGTTCGCGGGCTTCGTGGACCTGTACCGGGCTTCGGGTCAGCAGGCAGGGAACTCCCCGGCCGACCTGAGGCTGGGCATCAACTCGCACGGCTACCTGGCCGCCACCTCGCAGGCGGCACGCGACGAGGCGTTTCCGGCGCACGCCGCCGCCATGTACGCCATCGGCAAGGAGCGCGGCTGGAGCCGGATGACCCGCGCCCAGTTCGACGCCTCCAGCGGCCCGCGCGGCGCTTACTTCGTGGGCGACCCGCAGCAGGTGGCCGAGAAGATTCTCTTTCAGCACCAGATCTTCAACCATGACCGCTTTCTGCTGCAACTCAGCGTCGGCACCCTGCCGCACGCCCAGATCATGAAGGCCATCGAGCTTTACGGCACCCAGGTCGCGCCGCTGGTGCGAGACGAGATCGCCCGGCGAAGTGCCGCGCCGCAGCCGGTCTGA
- a CDS encoding uracil-DNA glycosylase has translation MRPPLPGADSAALAALAAQNKACRACDLRPGCSQVVVSDGNPEARLVIIGEGPGGDEDRLGRPFVGRGGQLLDKILGAVGLGRDEVYITNIVKCRPPANRTPLPGETEICTSLWLEPQLALLRPQVILTLGNTPTQYMLQTRQGITRLRGVWHNYVQRDQLYQAYLMPMFHPAYLLRNDTRAPGGPKSLTWKDIQEVRAVLDGKVPVGLGGERPLPGQAELF, from the coding sequence GTGAGGCCGCCGCTGCCCGGCGCGGACTCGGCGGCCCTGGCCGCCCTCGCCGCCCAGAACAAGGCCTGCCGCGCCTGCGACCTGCGCCCCGGCTGCAGCCAGGTCGTGGTCAGCGACGGCAACCCCGAAGCCCGGCTGGTGATCATCGGGGAAGGGCCGGGCGGCGACGAGGACCGATTGGGGCGGCCCTTCGTGGGCCGGGGCGGGCAGCTGCTCGACAAGATTCTCGGCGCGGTGGGGCTGGGCCGGGACGAGGTGTACATCACCAACATCGTCAAGTGCCGCCCGCCGGCCAACCGCACCCCGCTGCCCGGCGAGACCGAGATCTGCACCTCGCTGTGGCTGGAGCCGCAACTGGCGCTGCTGCGCCCCCAGGTCATCCTGACGCTGGGCAACACGCCCACCCAGTACATGCTCCAGACCCGTCAGGGCATCACCCGGCTGCGCGGCGTGTGGCACAACTACGTCCAGCGCGACCAACTGTACCAGGCCTACCTGATGCCGATGTTTCACCCGGCGTACCTGCTGCGAAACGACACTCGCGCGCCGGGCGGCCCCAAGAGCCTCACCTGGAAGGATATTCAGGAAGTGCGCGCGGTGCTCGACGGCAAGGTGCCGGTGGGCCTGGGCGGCGAGCGGCCGCTGCCGGGGCAGGCCGAGCTGTTCTAA
- a CDS encoding class I SAM-dependent rRNA methyltransferase, with protein sequence MLALPAELDRLLPRLADRRAHLAAAGTTFCRLAHTSETAGLFALDRAGRVGVLSLYADLSAGQEQLLAAACARLGLESVYLKRRPQEARHAANVERERLSPPQPIRGEVQEEVTVLESGVPYLIRPGPDLSIGLFGDARPAREWVRRHAPVGGRVLNTFAYTCGFGLNAALAGAQTVKNLDLSRKVLAWGQENYTLSGLPAPDHDFLYGDVFDWLGRLQKRGELFELVVLDPPSFARSKVGVWRSERDYARLLAQAAAVTAPGGQVLALCNHAGLSAGQFEKMLEAGAAQAGRRMNITDRFGAGEDYPGAGHLKVRALRLDPGG encoded by the coding sequence GTGCTTGCCTTGCCCGCCGAGCTCGACCGCCTGCTGCCCCGCCTCGCTGATCGCCGCGCCCACCTCGCCGCCGCCGGCACCACCTTCTGCCGGCTGGCCCACACCAGCGAAACGGCCGGCCTCTTCGCCCTGGACAGGGCCGGCCGCGTCGGCGTGCTGAGCCTGTACGCCGACCTGAGCGCCGGGCAGGAACAGCTGCTGGCCGCCGCCTGCGCCCGGCTGGGCCTGGAGAGCGTGTACCTCAAGCGCCGCCCACAGGAGGCCCGGCACGCTGCCAACGTCGAGCGTGAGCGTCTCTCGCCGCCGCAGCCGATCCGGGGCGAGGTGCAGGAAGAAGTTACGGTGCTGGAAAGCGGCGTGCCCTATCTGATCCGGCCCGGTCCTGACCTCAGCATCGGCCTGTTCGGCGACGCCCGCCCGGCGCGCGAGTGGGTACGGCGCCACGCCCCGGTCGGGGGCCGGGTGCTCAACACCTTCGCCTACACCTGCGGTTTTGGCCTCAACGCCGCTTTGGCCGGCGCGCAGACGGTCAAGAACCTCGATCTATCGCGCAAGGTGCTGGCCTGGGGACAAGAGAACTACACCCTGAGCGGCCTGCCGGCGCCCGACCACGATTTTCTCTATGGCGACGTGTTCGACTGGCTGGGGCGGCTGCAAAAACGCGGCGAGCTGTTCGAGCTGGTGGTGCTTGATCCGCCCAGTTTCGCCCGCAGCAAGGTCGGGGTGTGGCGCAGCGAGCGCGACTACGCCCGGTTGCTGGCCCAGGCCGCCGCCGTGACGGCGCCGGGCGGGCAGGTTCTGGCGCTGTGCAACCACGCGGGCCTGAGCGCCGGGCAGTTCGAGAAGATGCTCGAAGCGGGCGCCGCGCAAGCCGGGCGGCGGATGAACATCACCGACCGCTTCGGCGCCGGAGAGGATTATCCGGGGGCCGGGCATCTGAAGGTGCGGGCGCTGCGGCTGGACCCAGGCGGCTGA
- a CDS encoding GNAT family N-acetyltransferase: MVNTAALASPATLTTGRLRLVPLGTEHLDHVMEGLQDEEFRRLTGTHQRFTRDTVERFLGRVAQADDRADWAILRASDKLYLGDVVLNELDPDNRSMNFRIALNSPATVNQGYGTEATRAVVRYGLDTVGLHRISLGVYAFNPRARRVYEKCGFVHEGIDRGALFWQGEWVDLHRMAILATDVRP; the protein is encoded by the coding sequence ATGGTCAATACCGCCGCGCTCGCCTCACCCGCGACCCTCACCACCGGGCGACTGCGCCTCGTTCCCCTGGGCACCGAACATCTCGACCACGTGATGGAGGGACTTCAAGACGAGGAGTTCCGGCGCCTTACCGGCACGCACCAGCGTTTCACCCGCGACACCGTCGAGCGCTTCCTGGGTCGTGTGGCGCAGGCCGACGACCGCGCCGACTGGGCTATTCTGCGCGCCTCGGACAAGCTGTACCTGGGCGACGTGGTTCTCAACGAACTGGACCCCGACAACCGGAGCATGAACTTCCGGATCGCGCTGAACAGTCCGGCCACCGTCAACCAGGGCTACGGCACAGAAGCGACCCGCGCCGTGGTTCGTTACGGCCTGGACACGGTCGGGCTGCACCGCATCAGCCTGGGCGTGTACGCCTTCAATCCACGTGCCCGGCGCGTCTACGAAAAATGCGGTTTCGTCCACGAAGGCATAGACCGGGGCGCCCTGTTCTGGCAGGGCGAGTGGGTAGACCTCCACCGAATGGCCATCCTGGCCACCGATGTACGCCCCTGA
- the glgC gene encoding glucose-1-phosphate adenylyltransferase, with translation MKPRVLGMILAGGQGSRLSPLTLRRSKPAVPFGSKYRIIDFAINNFINSGFFSIYVLTQYKAQSLTEHIQRGWRFGTFLSDYFITLVPAQMYRFEELGPVWYRGTADAVYQNLHLVDNHDSDYVAIFSGDHIYKMNVEHMLQQHIDTRADVSIAAYPMPQSQAHQFGIMHVDEKWKVTDFLEKPKDPPSIPGQPGTSLTSMGNYIFSRRALEELLETSMSGGEEGFDFGKDVIPRALSDGYNVMAYDFHKNPIPGQERANLYWRDVGTLDAYFEANMDLVSVNPEFDIYNAAWPLRTSSEFSPPAKFVHESEGRRGQAFNSIMAGGAIISGGTVRDSVLGRSVHTHSYSVVESTVLFDNVQIGRHSQIRRAIIDKDVNVPPGTRIGHNLDEDRARGFTVTENGVVVVPKSYTF, from the coding sequence ATGAAACCACGCGTGTTGGGTATGATTCTCGCGGGCGGTCAGGGCTCACGCCTTTCGCCGCTGACGCTGCGCCGCTCGAAACCGGCCGTGCCGTTCGGAAGCAAGTACCGCATCATCGACTTCGCCATCAACAACTTCATCAACTCCGGCTTTTTCAGCATCTACGTGCTGACCCAGTACAAGGCCCAGAGCCTCACCGAGCACATCCAGCGCGGCTGGCGCTTCGGGACGTTTCTCAGCGATTACTTCATCACGCTGGTGCCGGCCCAGATGTACCGCTTCGAGGAACTCGGCCCGGTGTGGTACCGGGGCACCGCCGACGCGGTGTACCAGAACCTGCACCTCGTCGACAACCACGACTCGGATTACGTGGCGATCTTTTCCGGCGACCATATCTATAAAATGAACGTCGAGCACATGCTCCAGCAGCACATCGACACCCGCGCCGACGTCAGCATCGCCGCCTACCCGATGCCACAGAGCCAGGCGCACCAGTTCGGGATCATGCACGTGGACGAGAAGTGGAAGGTCACCGACTTTCTGGAAAAGCCCAAAGACCCGCCCAGCATTCCCGGTCAGCCCGGCACCAGCCTGACTAGCATGGGCAACTACATCTTCTCGCGCCGCGCCCTGGAAGAACTGCTCGAAACCAGCATGTCCGGCGGCGAGGAGGGCTTCGATTTCGGCAAGGACGTGATTCCGCGTGCTTTGTCCGACGGCTACAACGTCATGGCCTACGATTTCCACAAAAACCCGATTCCCGGCCAGGAGCGCGCCAACCTGTACTGGCGCGACGTGGGGACCCTCGACGCCTACTTCGAGGCCAACATGGACCTGGTGAGCGTCAATCCCGAGTTCGACATCTACAACGCCGCCTGGCCGCTGAGAACCAGCAGCGAGTTCTCGCCGCCGGCCAAGTTCGTGCACGAATCCGAGGGCCGGCGCGGGCAGGCCTTCAACAGCATCATGGCCGGCGGGGCGATCATCTCCGGCGGCACGGTGCGTGACAGCGTGCTGGGGCGCTCGGTGCACACCCACTCGTACTCGGTGGTCGAGAGCACGGTGCTCTTCGACAACGTGCAGATCGGCCGCCACAGCCAGATTCGCCGCGCCATCATCGACAAGGACGTGAATGTGCCGCCCGGCACCCGCATCGGCCACAACCTCGACGAGGACCGCGCCCGGGGCTTTACCGTCACCGAGAACGGCGTGGTGGTGGTGCCCAAGAGCTACACGTTCTGA
- a CDS encoding WecB/TagA/CpsF family glycosyltransferase, translating into MTRPRLTLLGLPLDPVTLDEALGRLESWLDAGRPSAHTVVTLNPEFIMQARAEDAEQGGESAFTQAMRRADLVTADGVGIVWAARRLLGEDVPRAPGFDLASGLMRRRGAQLRVFFLGSKPGVAEAAAAAASSQYGVQVAGVHHGYFDRNEDQRVAELVRESGADLLLTGMGAGRQEMFNEYWRDVMNVPVMLGCGGVLDVLAGTAALAPDWTRRAGVEWVWRVAGDRKRWGRAPRLGQFVLLVSRQSRSGGRS; encoded by the coding sequence ATGACCCGACCCCGCTTGACTCTCCTCGGCCTGCCACTCGACCCCGTGACGCTCGACGAAGCGCTCGGCCGCCTGGAAAGCTGGCTCGACGCCGGGCGCCCCTCGGCCCACACGGTGGTGACCTTGAATCCCGAGTTCATTATGCAGGCGCGGGCCGAGGACGCCGAGCAGGGCGGCGAGAGCGCTTTTACCCAGGCCATGCGCCGGGCCGACCTGGTCACCGCCGACGGGGTGGGGATCGTCTGGGCTGCCCGCAGACTTCTGGGCGAGGACGTGCCGCGTGCGCCGGGCTTCGACCTCGCCAGCGGCCTGATGCGGCGGCGCGGCGCGCAGCTGCGGGTGTTTTTCCTCGGCTCCAAGCCCGGCGTGGCCGAGGCGGCGGCGGCGGCGGCCAGCAGCCAGTACGGCGTTCAGGTGGCCGGGGTGCACCACGGGTACTTCGACCGCAATGAAGACCAGCGGGTCGCCGAACTCGTGCGCGAGAGCGGCGCCGACCTGCTGCTGACCGGTATGGGCGCCGGGCGCCAGGAAATGTTCAACGAGTACTGGCGCGACGTGATGAACGTGCCGGTGATGCTCGGCTGCGGCGGCGTGCTGGACGTGCTGGCCGGCACGGCGGCGCTGGCCCCCGACTGGACGCGGCGGGCCGGGGTCGAGTGGGTCTGGCGGGTGGCCGGCGACCGCAAACGCTGGGGCCGCGCGCCCCGGCTGGGGCAGTTCGTGCTGCTGGTCAGCCGCCAGTCCCGGAGCGGCGGGCGCTCCTGA
- a CDS encoding Crp/Fnr family transcriptional regulator: protein MLPGFLAALPEAARIPLLAATRQHRWSRGSIVLHADDPAETLYMLQSGHARLYRLGSSAREVTVNVHGPGDLLGLTALLTDGKYGLYAEAMDDLSALMIGGEALRELMGRFPDLSVALSTQVVRQTRGLQDRLSQLVFLEVSQRLALALLELANESGESHEHQVALRGRISHQDLAHAVGSTRETITKLLGEFRAKGLLDLGYRRIVVMDRSGLERAARQPLGA, encoded by the coding sequence ATGTTGCCTGGCTTTCTTGCCGCCCTGCCCGAAGCGGCCCGTATTCCGCTGCTCGCCGCCACCCGCCAGCACCGCTGGAGCCGGGGCAGCATCGTGCTGCACGCCGATGACCCGGCCGAGACGCTGTACATGCTGCAAAGCGGTCACGCCCGGCTCTACCGCCTGGGCAGCAGCGCCCGCGAGGTGACGGTCAACGTGCACGGCCCCGGCGACCTGCTGGGCCTCACCGCGCTGCTGACCGACGGCAAGTACGGCCTGTACGCCGAGGCGATGGACGACCTCTCGGCCTTGATGATCGGCGGCGAGGCGCTGCGCGAACTGATGGGGCGCTTTCCGGACCTGAGCGTGGCGCTCAGCACCCAGGTGGTGCGCCAGACGCGCGGCCTGCAAGACCGGCTCTCGCAACTGGTGTTTCTGGAAGTCTCGCAGCGGCTGGCCCTGGCCCTGCTCGAACTCGCCAATGAGAGCGGCGAGAGCCACGAGCATCAGGTGGCGCTGCGCGGGCGCATCTCGCACCAGGATCTGGCGCACGCGGTGGGCAGCACCCGCGAGACCATCACCAAACTGCTCGGCGAGTTCCGGGCCAAGGGGCTGCTCGATCTGGGCTACCGCCGCATCGTGGTGATGGACCGCAGCGGTCTGGAACGGGCCGCCCGCCAGCCTCTGGGAGCCTGA
- the bshC gene encoding bacillithiol biosynthesis cysteine-adding enzyme BshC: MTPASTLPSLTEAYRLGQLREFFARTPDELEAALDETRDLDRPALAEALRSYHHDLGLLQPGQKPDAAGKALAAQLDLLAHPQARVVVAGQQAGLLGGPAYSVHKAADAVLLARQLSTEARPVLPVFWIASQDHDVDEVASTSLLDFSEREFRPHLELPRGVPVGRIAWQAAWSEQLLALLGEFDAPLLHKAAVRAHLDFAFQGKTYADVFARLMHRLLGEHGLMVLDPLHPALSRLMAPALRRELERPLEGPQRIEAAAQQLEARGYTPQLRRPAGATNLFVEEENGQRTLLRVAGDSPRSQHFDGYSHTELLELLERDPGRLTPAAGLRPVVQDALLPTAAFVVGPGELAYAAELRGVYELHGLTQPVLWPRLSVTWLEPNVARLLSGFGLTAAQFQRDPEGALGRALARQRDAAALGQERLNTLQAHFTDLSRDLAALDPTLKSSVERTEKRTLARLERHRTQAFKALARAEDDRSGQLARLKKHLLPAGHPQEREMNFLTFLLKHGDAPLKLLLQQAPGTQVELTIP, from the coding sequence ATGACGCCCGCTTCCACGCTGCCTTCCCTCACCGAAGCCTACCGCCTCGGCCAGCTGCGCGAGTTCTTTGCCCGCACGCCGGACGAACTCGAGGCGGCGCTGGATGAGACGCGCGACCTCGACCGCCCAGCGCTGGCCGAGGCGCTGCGAAGCTACCACCACGACCTGGGCCTGCTTCAGCCGGGCCAGAAGCCCGACGCCGCCGGCAAGGCGCTCGCCGCGCAGCTCGACCTGCTGGCGCACCCCCAGGCCCGGGTGGTGGTGGCCGGGCAGCAGGCTGGATTGCTGGGCGGCCCGGCCTACAGCGTTCACAAGGCCGCCGACGCCGTGCTGCTGGCCCGGCAGCTCAGCACCGAAGCGCGCCCGGTGCTGCCGGTGTTCTGGATCGCCAGCCAGGACCACGACGTGGACGAGGTGGCCTCGACCAGCCTGCTCGACTTTTCAGAGCGCGAATTCCGACCGCACCTGGAGCTGCCGCGCGGCGTGCCGGTGGGCCGCATCGCCTGGCAGGCGGCCTGGAGCGAGCAGCTGCTGGCCCTGCTCGGCGAATTCGACGCGCCGCTCCTCCACAAGGCGGCGGTGCGCGCGCACCTCGACTTCGCTTTTCAGGGCAAAACCTACGCCGACGTGTTCGCCCGCCTGATGCACCGGCTGCTGGGCGAACACGGCCTGATGGTGCTCGATCCGCTGCACCCGGCGCTTTCGCGCTTGATGGCCCCGGCGCTGCGGCGCGAACTCGAGCGCCCGCTGGAAGGGCCGCAGCGCATCGAGGCGGCTGCCCAGCAGCTCGAAGCCCGCGGCTACACGCCGCAGCTGCGCCGCCCCGCCGGAGCCACCAACCTGTTCGTGGAGGAGGAAAACGGCCAGCGCACGCTGCTGCGCGTCGCGGGCGACAGCCCCCGCAGCCAGCACTTCGACGGCTACAGCCACACCGAACTGCTGGAGCTGCTGGAGCGCGACCCCGGCCGCCTGACCCCTGCCGCCGGCCTGCGCCCGGTGGTGCAAGACGCCCTGCTGCCCACCGCCGCGTTCGTGGTGGGACCGGGTGAACTGGCCTACGCCGCCGAGCTGCGCGGGGTGTACGAATTGCACGGCCTGACCCAGCCGGTGCTGTGGCCGCGCCTGAGCGTCACCTGGCTGGAGCCCAACGTGGCGCGGCTGCTTTCGGGCTTCGGGCTCACGGCGGCGCAGTTTCAGCGCGACCCGGAAGGCGCGCTGGGCCGGGCGCTGGCCCGGCAGCGGGATGCGGCGGCCCTCGGTCAGGAGCGCCTGAACACCTTGCAGGCGCACTTTACCGACCTCAGCCGCGACCTCGCGGCCCTCGATCCGACGCTCAAAAGCAGCGTGGAGCGCACCGAGAAGCGCACCCTGGCCCGGCTGGAGCGCCACCGCACCCAGGCGTTCAAGGCCCTGGCCCGCGCCGAGGACGACAGAAGCGGTCAGCTGGCCCGCCTCAAAAAGCACCTGCTGCCGGCCGGACACCCGCAGGAACGCGAGATGAACTTCCTGACCTTTCTGCTCAAGCACGGCGACGCGCCGCTGAAGTTGCTGCTGCAGCAGGCGCCGGGCACCCAGGTCGAACTGACGATTCCGTAG